The following proteins come from a genomic window of Montipora capricornis isolate CH-2021 chromosome 9, ASM3666992v2, whole genome shotgun sequence:
- the LOC138015842 gene encoding uncharacterized protein, translated as MKLFVVIGLCLLTFSHKATSSASLQTAIKICDPHEPNCDSPSYQGTVIYHQSMTPSYIRQHATFISSTQTSPNSAEEITFHTNSRSRDLLLKIPLFPEGQFGRSAPLTVQMTVANNVELSTGRDSDIKYGLSDGHNFVGFMLPDTTNYNNHAPCYGVEGKPGSNLNPQRTIQKSSPTVPSSERFYPGQFEFTFKVNEGRAYCYTAHVGGYVKDTSYTRTLDISKGLALEVYKDDDRGEKYGIRLIKLSIILEEETFY; from the exons atgaagttgtttgttgttattGGTCTCTGCCTATTGACTTTCAGTCACAA AGCTACCAGTTCAGCGTCTCTTCAAACAGCCATCAAGATATGTGATCCACATGAACCAAACTGTGACTCTCCGTCGTACCAG GGAACAGTGATTTACCATCAATCCATGACTCCCAGTTACATACGTCAGCATGCGACATTTATAAGCAGCACTCAGACAAGTCCAAATTCCGCTGAGGAGATCACGTTTCATACAAACTCACGGAGCCGTGATCTTCTTCTCAAAATTCCCTTGTTTCCTGAAGGACAGTTTGGCCGTTCTGCTCCGCTGACCGTCCAAATGACCGTTGCCAATAACGTCGAGTTATCTACAGGGAGAGATAGCGATATAAAATATGGATTGTCAGATGGACACAATTTCGTTGGGTTTATGCTTCCCGATACGACCAATTACAACAACCACGCCCCATGCTATGGAGTTGAGGGGAAACCTGGAAGCAATTTGAATCCCCAACGAACAATACAGAAATCATCACCAACCGTACCCTCAAGTGAACGTTTCTATCCTGGTCAATTTGAATTTACTTTTAAAGTGAACGAAGGGCGAGCTTATTGCTACACTGCGCATGTTGGAGGGTACGTGAAGGACACAAGTTATACCAGGACACTGGATATCAGCAAAGGACTTGCACTGGAAGTCTACAAAGACGATGATCGCGGAGAAAAGTATGGCATTAGGCTAATCAAACTCTCCATAATTCTTGAGGAAGAAACTTTTTATTAA
- the LOC138016405 gene encoding uncharacterized protein — protein sequence MFLRTSVSFVLLVTLGIQVARPTFVSHMPLQTNIPVCPANLPNCDFYRGKVLLHRTLLPPELLGVAVSSTASLTPAQDELRLSSSSIRRARDALIKFPLIKKDAFPSDAPLTVKITVATNPDLATVDDSDLTFGVTDGVRFVGYIVPDATNYRAPPATGLSPCFGGQGSVQGDVLATLQKLDSTDPVLVGEPYPGRVEYTIKLNDNRGYCSTAQKGGFVKSISYSRSVSLNRGLDLVVFSDDDLNERYGIRFIEVKITVDDETQLVALKY from the exons atgtttctgaggacatcagtttcctttgttctttTGGTAACTTTGGGAATCCA GGTTGCTCGTCCCACGTTTGTATCTCATATGCCTTTGCAAACCAACATTCCTGTCTGTCCAGCGAATCTGCCAAATTGCGACTTTTATAGG GGAAAAGTGTTACTTCATAGGACACTGCTGCCACCTGAACTGCTAGGAGTTGCGGTGAGCAGCACTGCCTCCCTGACACCAGCTCAAGACGAGTTGCGCCTCTCCTCCAGCTCAATTAGGAGAGCGCGGGACGCTCTAATCAAATTTCCATTGATCAAAAAAGATGCTTTCCCATCCGATGCTCCATTGACTGTAAAAATAACCGTCGCCACAAACCCCGACCTTGCAACAGTAGACGACAGCGATCTCACATTTGGAGTGACAGACGGAGTACGTTTTGTCGGATATATTGTCCCAGATGCAACCAATTACCGGGCTCCGCCAGCGACTGGTCTCTCCCCGTGTTTTGGCGGTCAGGGTTCAGTTCAGGGAGATGTCTTGGCGACCCTTCAGAAACTTGACAGCACAGATCCCGTCCTGGTAGGTGAACCTTATCCCGGCCGGGTAGAGTACACTATCAAGTTGAACGACAATAGAGGGTATTGCTCCACTGCTCAAAAAGGGGGTTTTGTAAAGTCTATATCATACTCCCGCTCCGTGTCACTCAACAGAGGTCTGGACCTGGTAGTGTTCAGTGACGATGACTTGAATGAGCGATACGGGATCAGGTTCATTGAGGTCAAAATTACAGTCGATGATGAGACTCAGTTAGTCGCACTGAAATATTGA
- the LOC138015847 gene encoding uncharacterized protein: MGQMAVNIIFPLAFLAILSIQNVCSSLVDLDIAPPSTAIRICPMNFPDCNLFEGKVILHRTLFPADLVADASFIDPTGVVISRELRFNTISTSRDLLLRVPLIEAGAFKTNAPLTVKLTIANNVELGTNQQTDILYALSDGSRFVGFDIPDRLNYGGKAPCIGAQGNLINNRARNLNRINPTSPLVTGSPYPGKFEVTIKLNENIGYCYTAQRAGTVKLAPYNDFNKLAVDQGISLVVFKDNAAETYGIVFVEAYISVDDKH, from the exons ATGGGTCAGATGGCCGTGAATATAATATTTCCTCTTGCATTTCTGGCAATTTTGAGCATCCA AAATGTCTGTTCCAGTCTTGTTGACCTAGACATTGCTCCTCCGAGTACAGCGATCAGAATCTGCCCAATGAACTTCCCAGACTGCAACCTCTTTGAG GGAAAAGTGATTCTCCACAGGACCTTGTTTCCCGCTGACTTGGTGGCGGATGCATCATTTATCGATCCCACTGGTGTAGTGATCTCTCGTGAGCTAAGATTCAATACGATCTCAACCTCGCGTGACCTACTTCTTCGAGTTCCACTGATCGAAGCTGGTGCTTTTAAGACCAACGCTCCACTGACCGTCAAACTTACCATTGCCAATAACGTCGAACTTGGTACAAACCAACAGACCGATATCTTATATGCATTGTCAGACGGAAGCAGATTTGTCGGGTTCGATATTCCAGACAGACTTAATTACGGTGGTAAAGCACCATGTATTGGTGCACAAGGCAACCTTATCAACAATAGGGCACGTAATTTGAATAGAATCAATCCAACATCTCCCCTTGTGACAGGCTCCCCATATCCTGGCAAATTCGAGGTCACTATTAAATTGAACGAAAACATAGGCTATTGCTACACTGCCCAACGAGCAGGAACCGTAAAGCTCGCCCCCTACAACGACTTTAATAAACTGGCAGTCGATCAAGGAATCTCCCTGGTGGTCTTTAAGGACAACGCTGCTGAGACGTATGGGATCGTCTTCGTTGAGGCGTACATCTCGGTAGATGACAAGCATTAA